CTTCCTGTCCACCACCATATCGATCATTCCGTGATCGAGGAGGAATTCGGCACGCTGAAAGTTTTCAGGGAGCTGCTGCTTGATCGTCTGCTCGATTACCCTCGGTCCGGCAAAGCCTATGAGGCTCTTCGGCTCGGCGATGATAATATCCCCCAGCATGGCAAAGCTTGCCGTAACGCCGCCGAAGGTCGGATCTGAAAGGACCGATATGTAGAGCACTCCTGCGTCCTTGAGCCTTCCTATGGCAGCTGAAGACTTGGCCATCTGCATGAGGGAGTAGATGCCTTCCTGCATCCTCGCACCGCCCGAAGACGCTACGGTAATGAAGGGGGCCCTCCTTTCGATGGCGGTCTCAGCAGCCTTGACGATCTTCTCGCCCACGACAGAACCCATGCTCCCCCCAAGAAAGGAGAAATCCATGACGGCAACCACAGCAGGGTGTTCATTGATTAATGCCTCGCCGGTGATGACGGCCTCATGAAGGCCGCTCCTCCTCTGGTTCTCTCTAATCCTGTCTCTGTAGGGGACGGTGTCCTTGAAATGGAGCGGGTCGCCTGAGGTCATATCGATGTTCATCTCAATAAAGCTCCCCTCGTCAACGATGAGGTTCAGACGTTCTCTTGCACTGATCCTGAAATGGTAATTGCATTTGGGACAGACCTTGAGGTTCTTTTCGATCTCCTTCTTGTAGACAATCTCCTTGCAGTTCTCACACTTGACCCAGAGACCCTCGGGGATCTTCACCTTCTTGTCAATCTTCTGCTCTCTCGTCTTCTTAAACCAGGCCATTCTTCACTCGCCAAGCAGTAGTCAGTCGTCAAAGACTGAGGCACAAGGATAGTTCCCGTTTCATGGAATCGCTTTTCTCAACTCCAAAATAAACCCTTCAGCGCCTTCCGGAGACTCATGAAGCCTCTTCACAATGGCGCTTCCGACGATAACGCCATCGGCATATCCTGAAACGGCCTTTGCCTCGTCGGGCGTCGAAACGCCAAAGCCGATTGCAACGGGTCTGTCCGTGGCCGCCCTTATCTTCCCTATGGATTCCTTTAAAGATTCGTCGAAGGCGAGCCTCGATCCTGTTATCCCTGTCATCGAGACATAATAGACAAAGCCAGTTGATGCCTTTGTCACCTTCGTTATCCTCTCATCGGTCGACGTCGGTGCAAGGAGGAATATTGTCGCGAGGCCTGATCTCTTCGCAATCTTCATGAGCTCATGAGCCTCGTCAGGCGGGAGATCGGGGATGATGACACCGTCGATCCCCGCCTCGCGGGCGTCCCTGACAAATCTCTCATCGCCGTATTTGAAAACTGGGTTATAATATGTCATGAGAGCGATCGGAATCCGGCTCTCCTTTCGCAGGTCACTGACAAGACCGATGACCTTCGTTAAAGTCACCCCTTCCTGCAATGCCCTTTCCGCGGCCCTCTGTATAGTCGGCCCGTCCGCTATGGGATCGGTGAAGGGCACGCCGAGTTCGACAATATCGGCGCCGCACCTCTCGAGCATGAGCACCGTCTCCCTCGTCTTTCCCAGCGAAGGGTCTCCGGCCATGATATAAGGGATAAAGGCCTTCCGGCTCTGCTCCTTCAGACTCCTGAATGTCTTCTCGATCCTGTTCATCCTGTCCCGTCAGTATAGCTGGACGCCCTTGATCCTTGCGACCTGCTGCACGTCCTTGTCGCCGCGACCCGAGAGATTGAGGACAATGATATTTTCAGAAGAGAAATCCCGAACGAGTTTCATGGCGCCGGCAAGGGCGTGGGCCGATTCGAGGGCCGGGATGATCCCTTCGGTCCTGCTCAGCAGTTCAAAGGCCGAGAGTGCCTCATCATCAGTAGCGTAAGTATAACGGACACGGTCAATCTCCCTAAGATAGGCATGCTCAGGTCCGACTGCTGCATAATCGAGGCCTGCGGAGACAGAATGGGTACCGAGGACGTTTCCATCCTTGTCTTGCAGGAGATAGGTTTTTGTTCCCTGAAAGACCCCTAGGGACCCTCCGGCGAACCTCGCAGCATGCTCACCGCTCTCGATGCCTCTGCCGCCCGCCTCGACCCCAACCATCATGATCCTGTCTTCGAGAAACTCGTGAAAGAGTCCCATGGCATTGCTTCCGCCGCCGATGCAGGCAACCAGGCAGTCAGGCAGCCTGCCTTCGGCATCCAGTATCTGTCTCTTTGCCTCTTTGCCGATGACGGACTGGAAGTCTCTGACAATCAGGGGGAAGGGATGGGGGCCGAAGACCGTTCCCAGGACATAATGGGTCGTCCTCACATTCGTGGTCCAGTCCCGCAGGGACTCGTTAATGGCGTCCTTCAACGTCCTTGATCCGACCGGAACCTCCGTGACCTTTGCTCCGAGGAGTTTCATCCGGAACACGTTCAACGACTGACGCTCCATATCGTCTGAGCCCATGTATATCTCGCACTCGAGTCCGACGAGGGCCGCTCCCGTAGCCGTGGCAACGCC
The Thermodesulfovibrionales bacterium DNA segment above includes these coding regions:
- the trpA gene encoding tryptophan synthase subunit alpha, which encodes MNRIEKTFRSLKEQSRKAFIPYIMAGDPSLGKTRETVLMLERCGADIVELGVPFTDPIADGPTIQRAAERALQEGVTLTKVIGLVSDLRKESRIPIALMTYYNPVFKYGDERFVRDAREAGIDGVIIPDLPPDEAHELMKIAKRSGLATIFLLAPTSTDERITKVTKASTGFVYYVSMTGITGSRLAFDESLKESIGKIRAATDRPVAIGFGVSTPDEAKAVSGYADGVIVGSAIVKRLHESPEGAEGFILELRKAIP
- the trpB gene encoding tryptophan synthase subunit beta — encoded protein: MSRTTSKAIKKLPDKRGYFGQYGGCFVPETLMPALMELEKAYLESMKGQGFRKELLHLQKTYIGRPTPLYFAKRLTEQLGGPKIYLKREDLAHTGAHKINNAIGQALLAKSMGKRRLIAETGAGQHGVATATGAALVGLECEIYMGSDDMERQSLNVFRMKLLGAKVTEVPVGSRTLKDAINESLRDWTTNVRTTHYVLGTVFGPHPFPLIVRDFQSVIGKEAKRQILDAEGRLPDCLVACIGGGSNAMGLFHEFLEDRIMMVGVEAGGRGIESGEHAARFAGGSLGVFQGTKTYLLQDKDGNVLGTHSVSAGLDYAAVGPEHAYLREIDRVRYTYATDDEALSAFELLSRTEGIIPALESAHALAGAMKLVRDFSSENIIVLNLSGRGDKDVQQVARIKGVQLY
- the accD gene encoding acetyl-CoA carboxylase, carboxyltransferase subunit beta; amino-acid sequence: MAWFKKTREQKIDKKVKIPEGLWVKCENCKEIVYKKEIEKNLKVCPKCNYHFRISARERLNLIVDEGSFIEMNIDMTSGDPLHFKDTVPYRDRIRENQRRSGLHEAVITGEALINEHPAVVAVMDFSFLGGSMGSVVGEKIVKAAETAIERRAPFITVASSGGARMQEGIYSLMQMAKSSAAIGRLKDAGVLYISVLSDPTFGGVTASFAMLGDIIIAEPKSLIGFAGPRVIEQTIKQQLPENFQRAEFLLDHGMIDMVVDRKNLKGTLSLLIEHLFAGPQQPQSL